TGAAATCGAATGtcaattatttatagatttcatgaaaaaaataggaCAAAGAGCATTGAGGTAAAATAACAATTCAATTGTGTGTCAGATAACTATACAACCATTTACGAAGTCGTAATACTACTTCTCTACTCAATTAAGGtctattttatatatattgagatatatatatatgaatcTAACATATCTCCGTTTTATTGATTGCCTACTTTGAGTTATTGATCTGActaaattttattctagaatttctttattgattttaacATTAACCCattacttttaataatacagttgttgttttttctttgaattctacttaagaaaataaaagcaaataaacaaattaacAAACAGAATATAAGGTGCtattagaaattatttatatctttACTTAATATTCCTACCGGTTAATAACAACATAGAAGTGTATATCAAAAATGCCTCcattagataaaaaaatcaagaaatttCTGAAAGATTCAGTAAGAATAGCTCCGAAAATATCTAGTAAAGGTGAATTAACTGAACTTAGAACGGGCTTGGTATCACCATATCCACAAACGAGAAAAGATGccattaaaaaaactattCAACAGATGACTGTTGGTAAGGATGTGTCATCATTATTCCCTGATGTATTAAAGAACATTGCAACAAATGACGTCgagcaaaaaaaattagtttaTCTCTACGTAATGAATTATGCGGAAACCCATCCAGAATTGTGTATTTTGGCAGTTAATACATTTGTAACCGATTCTGAAGATCCAAATCCTTTAATTCGTTGTATGGCAGTTCGAACAATGTCAATGATCCGAGTAGATAAGATTTTAGATTATCTGGAAACTCCTTTACGTCGAACTTTACAAGATGACAATCCTTATGTTAGAAAAACAGCCGTCATTTGTGTTGCCAAAGTTTTTCAATTAGATAAACAATTATGCTTAAATTTAGGTGTATTAACAGATTTGGTTTCAGCGTTAGAAGATCCAAACCCTGTCGTAGTAGCGAATACAATTGCCTCTTTAACTGAAATATATGCCATGGATAGTACtgtaattaatttaaacgATTTAATTCAATCTCATGTTTCAAAATTCTTATTGGCATTAAATGAATGTACTGAATGGGCaagaattacaattttaactgtattatcaaaatatagTGCTAAAGACTCGATTGAAGCCCAAGATATTATAGATAGAGTCACAGCTCATTTGCAGCATGTTAATCCTGCAGTCGTATTAGCGACAGTGAAAGTAATAATCattaatttagatttaaCTAAGCCTCAGATCAATGATCCagtaatgaaaaaattgtcATCTGCTATGATTTCTATCATGTCTACACCACCTGAGATTCAATTCATCgcattaaaaaatatcagaattatattagaaaaatatccagaattattaacaaaGGAAACTCGAATTTTCTTcgtaaaatttaatgatcCATTATATgtaaaattggaaaaaattgaaattttagtTAGACTGGTTGATgcttcaaatattaaacaatGTACTATactattaaatgaattgaaagaatataCAAGAGAATTTGAACCTGAATTTGTTTCAAAAGCAATCCAAGCTCTATCACAATTAGCcattaaatattccaaaGAAAGTTTCTGTAATAAAGTTTTAGATATTTTActagaattattagaaaggCAAGATACGTTTAAGGATGATTGCTGTATTGCAATCTCCAATTTGTTAAGACACTGTCCAACAAGTACCCAAATGGTTACACAAGCATGTGGGTTATTAAATACTTGGGTTGAACCggaattaattttaaatagaGATGAAGCCAAATGTAATTATGTTTGGCTACTTGGCCAGTACCCTGATAAATTTAGTTCACTTGAAGAAAGAATACTAGGATTCGTAGAAAATTTTAGACAAGAGGACCCTTTAACTCAAACTGCGGTATTAGCAACTATTGTTCGATTACACACAAGATTGCCTGGCACAATTTTACAAACAATCTTAGAATTAGCTACTAAAGAGACGATCGTGATAGATATTAGAGATATGGCAATGATGTATTGGAGATGCTTATCAATTCCAGGCGGAGATGAATTAGTTCAGCAACTTTGTAATACTGCTCCTCCTGCAATTGACAATATACTTGATACATTTCCAccagaaatattaaaaaaattgatccAAGAACTTGCCACTATAAGCTCTATAACATTTAGACCACAAGCAACAAATGCAAAGAAATATGTTAGACCTGAGACAGTAGTTAAAGGTAAGAAATTAGATGAGTTGAAGAACATTGCTAAAAATGAAATCGTAAAGAATGATGAAGTTTTGTTGGACTTTGGTGATGATGCTACTGaagagaataataaaaatacaactACACTAGATGATCTTGAtgatttattcaatttcgGCACTGTACTACCTAAAGAATCAAATAGCGGGACTAATCTTGAGTCTGACTTTAACAAACTAGGCATTAATGGAGGTAGGCAGGATACAAACACTACTTCAACTAGTACAACTACTCAAGACTTAATGGATCTATTTTAGTTTGAGCATTTAACTATAAAATACTTATACATtacattatattatatattattacatGAACAAAGATCATCTGCATATGTACTTAAGTTACAATAACattgttaatatttataattcgttttgtttttgtattattttcgAAGATGGGGTGTCGTAATCATTCAAGATCCCCTGAATCTCTTTCTAAAAAAGTAAACTTTCTGATAAAACACTCTATAGTAGATGCttgtaattattaaaaaaaaataaaataaaatttaagaGTAATTACTATAGAAGTTCAATAAAGAAGAGAGTagagaaataataaatttttatggGATTATATACAGTATGAAGGATTAAAAGTTCATTACGTTACATTGTTATAgagtttttttatatatcattaatagGTTAATTTACAGTAGGGTTCGCAGagtttgattttttcatatCCAGttctaatttttgaattttttttctaataattttatctcTTTCAGCATCTAAGTATTTTGGATccttttgataaaatagTAGACATCTACTCATGGCCTCTTTCTGTTTATTGCATGCTGGAAATGCCTTAAGACCATGCTCTTTTGCACAATTCATCATATCAGCGACAACATCGGCACATTGCTGGTGAGTAAAGtcttttaaattatgtCTTgcttctaattcttcagtTGGTGTTAGTGCCCACACAGGTAACCTAGAACCATTATCATTTGTTgacattatttattttaatttgtaGTTGGATATTTTACAGCTTGGGGGAACTAactatatttaattctacTTCTCtaagtttatttttttttgtaacgGATCTCTCAAAGGAAATgtttatatcttttttaatatgtACAACTATCCCTATTTAAGAATGCGATTTAAGGTTTCCctaattttctaattttctTCCAAACTAAGCAATAATAGGAAACATTTTACATTAAAAATAGTTATCCCCATTAAAATAATCACGTGAACGTAgagtttttaaaattgcaaatgcatttaatattacaattataaaGGTGATATATAACGTCTCTGAATTATCTATCAATAGGTAACAGTATATAAGTAATCTAAAGAAAAGAGAATGgctctaataataaatgagCGGAAAAGTGAATGCATTATTGTATGAATATGTCTCTGTGTGTGCTTTTGTGTAGTTGCGTTGGTTAAGTACTTAAAGTTTGCTGTCTATTCTTTTGAAAG
The window above is part of the Henningerozyma blattae CBS 6284 chromosome 2, complete genome genome. Proteins encoded here:
- the TBLA0B09110 gene encoding uncharacterized protein (similar to Saccharomyces cerevisiae APL2 (YKL135C); ancestral locus Anc_2.430), yielding MPPLDKKIKKFLKDSVRIAPKISSKGELTELRTGLVSPYPQTRKDAIKKTIQQMTVGKDVSSLFPDVLKNIATNDVEQKKLVYLYVMNYAETHPELCILAVNTFVTDSEDPNPLIRCMAVRTMSMIRVDKILDYLETPLRRTLQDDNPYVRKTAVICVAKVFQLDKQLCLNLGVLTDLVSALEDPNPVVVANTIASLTEIYAMDSTVINLNDLIQSHVSKFLLALNECTEWARITILTVLSKYSAKDSIEAQDIIDRVTAHLQHVNPAVVLATVKVIIINLDLTKPQINDPVMKKLSSAMISIMSTPPEIQFIALKNIRIILEKYPELLTKETRIFFVKFNDPLYVKLEKIEILVRLVDASNIKQCTILLNELKEYTREFEPEFVSKAIQALSQLAIKYSKESFCNKVLDILLELLERQDTFKDDCCIAISNLLRHCPTSTQMVTQACGLLNTWVEPELILNRDEAKCNYVWLLGQYPDKFSSLEERILGFVENFRQEDPLTQTAVLATIVRLHTRLPGTILQTILELATKETIVIDIRDMAMMYWRCLSIPGGDELVQQLCNTAPPAIDNILDTFPPEILKKLIQELATISSITFRPQATNAKKYVRPETVVKGKKLDELKNIAKNEIVKNDEVLLDFGDDATEENNKNTTTLDDLDDLFNFGTVLPKESNSGTNLESDFNKLGINGGRQDTNTTSTSTTTQDLMDLF
- the CMC1 gene encoding Cmc1p (similar to Saccharomyces cerevisiae YKL137W; ancestral locus Anc_2.429), encoding MSTNDNGSRLPVWALTPTEELEARHNLKDFTHQQCADVVADMMNCAKEHGLKAFPACNKQKEAMSRCLLFYQKDPKYLDAERDKIIRKKIQKLELDMKKSNSANPTVN